The Bifidobacteriaceae bacterium DNA segment TGGGGCAACGGTTGTATGATTAGTTTATGACCCCGGACAACCCCCGTGACGCGATCCGGGCGCTGCTCGCGGAGGCCCAAGAGCAGACCCGCCTGGCCAGGATCGCGGAGGCGCGGGCGGCCCGGTCGCTGGCCCAGGCGGCCCGGGTCGCGGACCAGGCCGGGCTGGCCGGATGGGCGGTCGTCGAGGAGCACGCCCTTTCGAACGCCATGACCCGGGGCGAGGCCAGACAACTCGCCGCCGCCGGGGATTCAGGCCTGGACCACCCGGCGTTCCTAGACGCCCAAGAACGTGGCCAACTGACCACCAAAGCCTGCGCGGCCATCCGAACCGCCGCCGGCCGCAGCCAGAACCCCGAGGTCCAAGCCCAAGTGCGGGCGTTCGGACTCAGCCTCGCCAAGAGCTTCCCCGCCGGGAAGGTCCGGGCCGGAGCCGAAAAGCTCGCCGCCCTGCTCGACCCGGCCGCGTTCGCCAACGGCCACGAACAAGAAACAGCCAAACGCGGCGTCCGCCTCATCCCCCGCCCCCACGGGATGGCGGAGCTGCGGGCCTACGGGCCCGCCCACCAACTAGCCGCCGTCATGGCCGGCGTCGACGCCGCCGCCCGCAAAATCCAAAGCCTCTGCCGGCAAACAGGCACAACGTGCAACGCCCGCCAAACCGGGTTCGACGCCTTCTGCGCCATCTGGAAACCCTGCGACGACCCGGCCGACCGCGCCAAATCAGTCAACCAAATCATGGCCCGCCCCCACCTGCTCGTCCACATCGACGCCGCCGCCCTCCTAGGCGCCGCCAAAACCCCCGCCCTCCTCGGCGGGCAAACACCCATCCCCGCCCACATCGCCCGCCAAATCGCCGAAAACGCCACCTGGCAGGCGCTGGTCGAAGACGCCGGGCGGATCGTCGGGCTCGGCCACCGGATCCACCCCCCAGGGGCCCTCCCAGACCCGGAAGACTGGCCCGCCAACACCCTCGCCAACAACACCTACCAAGCCCCACCCAAACTCCGGCTCCTGTTGGAGGCCCGCGACCAAGGCTGCGTCGTCCCGAACTGCACGGCACCCCCCGAAAGATGCGAAACCGACCACCGCACCCCCTACGACCCCACCAAACCCGCCAACACCCAAACCACCGGCGCCAACACCCAACTCCTCTGCAAAACCCACCACCAATTGAAAACCCACCACGGCTGGGACCACCAATACAACCCCGCCACCGGCCAAACCACCATCACCACACCACACACCTGACCATTCGCCGGAAGGCCGACCTCTGTTACCTTTGGGCCCGCTCGGCGCAGTTACTGGTTGGGGGTGTTCTCAATGACTGAAGACCGACTAGGAAGGCGGCCAACCCTTTCCGTGGTCGCCATCGCGTTGGCCGGGGTTGTCACTCTAGTCTTGGCGGCCCTGCCGTTGACGCCCTGGTTCAAGGGCCGCGCCCCGCTGCCGCCAGCCCAAGCGGACCAGCCGACCAAGGCCAGCGACCCC contains these protein-coding regions:
- a CDS encoding HNH endonuclease, coding for MTPDNPRDAIRALLAEAQEQTRLARIAEARAARSLAQAARVADQAGLAGWAVVEEHALSNAMTRGEARQLAAAGDSGLDHPAFLDAQERGQLTTKACAAIRTAAGRSQNPEVQAQVRAFGLSLAKSFPAGKVRAGAEKLAALLDPAAFANGHEQETAKRGVRLIPRPHGMAELRAYGPAHQLAAVMAGVDAAARKIQSLCRQTGTTCNARQTGFDAFCAIWKPCDDPADRAKSVNQIMARPHLLVHIDAAALLGAAKTPALLGGQTPIPAHIARQIAENATWQALVEDAGRIVGLGHRIHPPGALPDPEDWPANTLANNTYQAPPKLRLLLEARDQGCVVPNCTAPPERCETDHRTPYDPTKPANTQTTGANTQLLCKTHHQLKTHHGWDHQYNPATGQTTITTPHT